A genomic window from Flavobacterium johnsoniae includes:
- a CDS encoding UxaA family hydrolase, producing MATQKKLIKVHPTDNVAVALVNLTAGEVIDFEGQSITVESDVKMKHKIAMVPFNVGDRIIMYGVLVGKASARIEKGGLLSTANVKHESDKVTGKTETIGWTAPNVDKWKDRTWQGYHREDGQVGTENVWLFFPLVFCENRNIEILKDIFEKELMKPKENDYQLLLRSLVKSETGGAGNQEASNDANLFNNIQVKFITHQGGCGGIRQDSHSLAKLLAGYVNNPNVAGATVLSLGCQNLQISIFKEALDAINPDSKKPVLIYDQQSIGTIETMLSSVVKDTFEAIKKANDIKREPAPLSKLRIGLECGGSDGFSGISANPTLGVLSDKLAALGGTTILSEFPELCGVEQELVNRCVDDEDGKRFLNLMKWYEKTVVDAGSGFDMNPSPGNIKDGLITDAMKSAGAAKKGGTSPIAGVYDYGEYINEPGLTLLCTPGNDVECTTAMVGSGANMVLFTTGLGTPTGNPIAPVVKISSNSELAAKMSDIIDIDTGGIIKGEKSIEEMSDEMLEFIIDIASGTIKTKAAVLNQNDFIPWKRGVSL from the coding sequence ATGGCAACGCAGAAAAAATTAATAAAAGTTCATCCTACTGATAATGTAGCGGTGGCTTTGGTGAATCTGACGGCTGGCGAAGTGATTGATTTTGAAGGACAATCAATTACAGTTGAGTCTGATGTGAAAATGAAACATAAGATTGCAATGGTTCCTTTTAATGTAGGAGACAGAATCATTATGTATGGTGTTTTGGTTGGTAAAGCGAGTGCAAGAATCGAAAAAGGAGGATTGCTTTCTACTGCAAACGTTAAACACGAAAGTGATAAAGTTACTGGTAAAACAGAAACAATTGGCTGGACTGCGCCAAATGTAGATAAATGGAAAGATAGAACGTGGCAGGGCTATCATAGAGAAGATGGACAAGTTGGAACAGAAAATGTTTGGTTATTTTTTCCATTAGTTTTTTGCGAAAATAGAAACATCGAAATCTTAAAAGATATTTTTGAGAAAGAATTGATGAAACCAAAAGAAAACGATTATCAATTATTATTGCGTTCTTTGGTAAAATCAGAAACAGGGGGAGCAGGAAATCAAGAAGCTTCAAATGATGCTAATTTGTTCAATAATATTCAGGTAAAATTCATCACGCACCAAGGTGGTTGTGGTGGAATTCGTCAGGATTCGCACAGTTTGGCTAAACTTTTGGCAGGTTATGTAAACAATCCAAACGTAGCTGGAGCAACTGTATTGAGTTTAGGATGCCAGAATCTTCAGATTTCAATTTTCAAGGAAGCTTTAGATGCTATTAATCCAGACAGTAAAAAGCCTGTTTTAATCTACGATCAGCAATCTATCGGAACAATCGAAACGATGTTGAGCAGCGTAGTTAAAGATACTTTTGAAGCGATTAAAAAAGCAAACGATATTAAGAGAGAACCAGCGCCATTATCTAAACTAAGAATTGGTTTAGAGTGCGGTGGATCTGACGGATTCTCTGGAATTTCTGCAAACCCAACTTTAGGTGTATTGTCTGATAAATTGGCTGCTTTAGGAGGAACAACAATCCTTTCTGAGTTCCCAGAATTATGTGGAGTAGAGCAGGAATTAGTAAACCGTTGTGTTGATGACGAAGACGGAAAACGTTTCTTGAATTTGATGAAATGGTACGAAAAAACAGTTGTTGATGCAGGTTCAGGATTTGATATGAATCCTTCTCCAGGAAATATTAAAGACGGTTTGATTACTGATGCTATGAAATCTGCTGGTGCAGCTAAAAAAGGAGGAACTTCTCCAATTGCAGGTGTTTATGATTACGGTGAGTATATTAACGAGCCAGGATTAACATTGTTATGTACTCCAGGAAATGATGTTGAGTGTACAACTGCAATGGTAGGATCTGGAGCTAATATGGTATTATTTACTACAGGTTTAGGAACTCCTACAGGAAATCCAATTGCGCCAGTTGTAAAAATTTCTTCTAACTCTGAGTTGGCGGCAAAGATGTCTGATATTATCGATATTGACACAGGTGGAATTATCAAAGGTGAAAAATCTATCGAAGAAATGTCTGATGAAATGCTTGAATTTATTATAGATATTGCCAGCGGTACAATTAAAACCAAAGCGGCAGTTTTAAATCAAAACGATTTTATTCCTTGGAAAAGAGGAGTGTCACTTTAG
- a CDS encoding tagaturonate reductase, producing the protein MKKLNRINTGLEKLQPIKVVQFGEGNFLRAFVDYAFDKLNKEVDFNAGIAVVQPLKDGMVNMINDQDGLYTLFMNGIKKGEKIQDIVLINNIVKTINPYTEFTNYLALAKEEELQFIVSNTTEAGIEFIESDTPDMQPPVSFPAKLTVLLYERFKHFNGDASKGVTIIPCELIDYNSETLKKYILQYVDLWKLEDAFKTWVSDACTYHSTLVDRIVPGYPRAEIEEYNNKLDYEDNLIVAAEPFFLWAIEGGDDLKAKLPFHKTDLNVKIVDDIRPFKMIKVRILNGAHTAMVPFSLLHGNKLVMETVNGDFTGKFVNSVISEISETLDMDKNEITAYSEEVMDRFKNPFIKHALADIALNSVSKFKVRVLPSLLGYYNTNKKLPVNLTFSLASLIRFYKGTWNGQSLPVKDGEDITAFFNGLWKSDDYEKIARLTLQNKSFWDQDLTEIPGLTRAITIALEEIDSNGIEAGFAKFQERIK; encoded by the coding sequence ATGAAAAAATTAAATAGAATAAATACAGGATTAGAAAAGTTACAGCCAATTAAGGTAGTTCAGTTTGGAGAAGGTAACTTTTTAAGAGCCTTTGTTGATTATGCTTTTGACAAACTGAATAAAGAAGTTGATTTTAATGCAGGTATTGCAGTCGTTCAACCTTTGAAAGACGGTATGGTAAATATGATTAACGATCAGGACGGTCTTTATACCTTGTTTATGAACGGAATTAAAAAAGGTGAAAAGATTCAAGATATTGTGTTAATTAATAATATTGTAAAAACTATAAACCCATACACTGAATTTACAAATTATTTGGCTTTAGCTAAAGAAGAAGAACTTCAGTTTATTGTTTCTAATACTACAGAAGCTGGAATTGAATTTATTGAAAGTGATACTCCAGATATGCAGCCACCAGTGTCATTTCCTGCAAAATTGACAGTTTTATTATATGAAAGATTTAAACATTTTAATGGAGATGCTTCTAAAGGAGTTACAATAATTCCTTGTGAATTAATTGATTATAACTCTGAGACGCTTAAAAAATATATTTTACAATATGTTGATTTGTGGAAATTAGAAGATGCATTTAAAACTTGGGTGTCAGATGCTTGTACCTATCATAGTACTTTGGTTGACAGAATTGTTCCTGGATATCCAAGAGCTGAAATTGAAGAATACAATAATAAATTAGATTATGAAGACAATTTAATTGTTGCAGCTGAACCTTTTTTCCTTTGGGCTATTGAAGGTGGCGATGATCTAAAAGCAAAATTGCCTTTTCACAAAACAGATTTGAATGTAAAAATCGTTGATGATATACGTCCTTTTAAAATGATTAAAGTTCGTATTTTAAACGGTGCGCATACGGCAATGGTTCCTTTTTCACTTTTGCATGGTAATAAATTAGTAATGGAAACTGTTAACGGAGATTTTACTGGGAAATTTGTAAACAGCGTTATTAGTGAAATTAGTGAAACTCTTGATATGGACAAAAATGAGATTACTGCCTATTCTGAGGAAGTAATGGACCGATTTAAAAATCCATTTATCAAACATGCACTTGCTGATATTGCATTAAATTCTGTATCGAAATTCAAAGTAAGAGTTTTGCCTAGTTTATTAGGATATTATAATACTAACAAAAAATTGCCTGTTAATTTGACTTTTTCATTAGCGAGTTTAATTCGTTTCTACAAAGGAACTTGGAACGGGCAAAGTTTACCGGTTAAAGATGGTGAAGATATTACAGCTTTTTTCAACGGACTATGGAAATCGGATGATTACGAGAAAATCGCTCGTTTAACATTACAAAACAAATCATTCTGGGATCAAGATTTAACTGAAATTCCAGGACTTACAAGAGCAATTACAATTGCATTAGAAGAAATAGATTCAAACGGAATTGAAGCAGGTTTTGCTAAATTTCAAGAAAGAATAAAATAA
- a CDS encoding bifunctional 4-hydroxy-2-oxoglutarate aldolase/2-dehydro-3-deoxy-phosphogluconate aldolase translates to MAKYSRIEVAQTMKDNGMVPLFFHSDIELSKKVLKACYDGGSRLMEFTSRGDFAHEVFGALNRYALAELPGMILGVGSITDAASASLYMSLGANFIVTPVFREDIAIACNRRKVLWSPGCGTLTEIARAEELGCEIVKLFPADTYGPEFIKAIKGPCPWTNIMPTGGVYPTVESLSSWLNAGATCVGLGSQLISKDILENKDFDGLSAKVKQVLDIIKDIRK, encoded by the coding sequence ATGGCAAAATATTCAAGAATAGAGGTTGCGCAGACAATGAAGGATAACGGTATGGTTCCGTTGTTTTTTCATTCTGATATCGAATTGAGTAAAAAAGTATTAAAAGCATGCTACGACGGAGGTTCCAGATTGATGGAATTTACCAGTAGAGGCGATTTTGCACATGAAGTTTTTGGAGCTTTAAACAGATATGCATTGGCAGAACTTCCGGGAATGATTCTAGGAGTTGGTTCTATTACGGATGCAGCTTCAGCTTCATTGTACATGAGTTTGGGAGCGAATTTTATTGTAACACCTGTTTTTAGAGAAGACATTGCAATTGCTTGTAATCGCAGAAAAGTACTTTGGTCTCCTGGCTGCGGAACTTTGACAGAAATTGCAAGAGCTGAAGAATTAGGCTGTGAAATCGTAAAATTATTTCCAGCTGATACTTACGGTCCAGAATTCATTAAAGCAATAAAAGGTCCGTGCCCGTGGACAAACATTATGCCGACAGGCGGAGTTTATCCAACGGTTGAAAGTTTGAGTTCATGGCTGAATGCTGGAGCAACTTGCGTTGGTTTAGGTTCGCAATTGATTTCAAAAGATATATTAGAAAATAAGGACTTTGATGGTTTATCTGCAAAAGTGAAACAAGTTCTTGACATTATAAAAGATATTAGAAAATAA
- a CDS encoding sugar kinase: MSRVVAFGEIMLRLSTERHLRFSQSTAFGATYGGGEFNVCVSLANYGVNAEFVSRLPENEIGFSALKEIRKMNVESKNIVYGGERLGIYFLETGAGTRGSNVVYDRAHSAMSTIEKGQVDWEKVLEGAEWFHWSGITPAISQTAAEACLEAIKVAHKKGIKISCDLNYRSKLWQYGKTPSEVMPEMLKYSNVILGDIDTAYFMLGIPKVNPNYQDEKSLPAVYDKLFELIPNLQIAATTLRYSVSASHQRIGGILYDGKAIYSAKVKEVTPVVDRVGSGDAFMGGLIYGLLEYQNNNQRALDFAVAACCLKHTIAGDYNLVTLKEVENMIDGDGSALVSR, from the coding sequence ATGAGTAGAGTAGTTGCATTTGGAGAAATCATGCTTCGTTTATCGACAGAAAGACATCTGCGTTTTTCACAATCTACAGCATTTGGCGCTACGTACGGCGGTGGTGAATTTAATGTATGCGTTTCTCTGGCAAATTATGGCGTAAATGCTGAATTTGTTTCAAGATTACCTGAAAATGAAATTGGTTTTTCTGCATTAAAAGAAATCAGAAAAATGAATGTCGAATCTAAAAACATAGTTTATGGAGGAGAGCGTTTAGGAATTTATTTCTTAGAAACTGGTGCCGGAACACGCGGAAGCAATGTGGTTTACGATCGCGCGCATAGTGCCATGTCAACAATAGAAAAAGGACAAGTTGATTGGGAAAAAGTTTTAGAAGGTGCAGAGTGGTTTCACTGGAGTGGTATTACGCCAGCAATTTCACAAACTGCAGCAGAAGCTTGTTTAGAAGCTATTAAAGTAGCTCATAAAAAAGGAATTAAAATTTCTTGCGATTTAAATTATAGATCAAAACTTTGGCAATATGGCAAAACGCCAAGCGAAGTAATGCCAGAAATGCTAAAATACAGCAATGTGATTTTAGGAGATATTGATACAGCGTATTTCATGTTGGGAATTCCGAAAGTAAATCCGAATTATCAGGATGAGAAATCGCTTCCAGCTGTATATGATAAATTGTTTGAATTGATACCGAATCTGCAGATTGCTGCAACAACTTTACGCTATTCTGTAAGTGCTTCACACCAGAGAATCGGTGGAATTTTATATGATGGAAAAGCAATTTACAGCGCAAAAGTAAAAGAAGTTACGCCAGTTGTAGACCGTGTAGGAAGTGGAGATGCTTTTATGGGCGGATTAATTTATGGACTGTTAGAATATCAAAATAATAACCAAAGAGCATTAGATTTCGCAGTTGCGGCTTGCTGTTTAAAGCATACAATTGCAGGAGATTACAACTTGGTTACATTAAAAGAAGTTGAAAATATGATTGATGGCGATGGTTCTGCATTAGTATCAAGATAA
- the uxaC gene encoding glucuronate isomerase has protein sequence MSANTFIHDNFLLENKYAEELYHNYSKNQPIIDYHNHLNPQFIAEDKIFDNITNVWINGDHYKWRAMRTLGINEQFVTGNGSDKDKFLNWAKTVPYTMRNPLYHWTHLELARYFDIYDLLNEKSAEKIYIETSEKVNSPAYSTQNLLKKVNAELVCTTEDPIDSLEYHKKFANNSTGIKMSTAFRPDKAILIANDGYNAYLDTLGDVSGIAINTFTDLQAALRNRIEFFNANGCKLSDHGLDQIYFEEFTESEIATIFKKKRENRIISPEEALKFQSAVLIFLCETYHEFGWVQQFHLGALRNNNARMHRILGPDTGWDSIGDYPQAQKLSGFLNALDSKDKLSKTIIYNLNPADNEVMATMIGNFNDGSVRGKVQFGSGWWFLDQKDGMTKQLNALSNMGLISCFVGMLTDSRSFLSFPRHEYFRRILCNLLGDEIKRGELPNDMEWIGKLVSDISYNNAKEYFKF, from the coding sequence ATGAGCGCAAATACATTCATACACGACAATTTTTTATTAGAAAATAAATACGCTGAAGAGTTATATCACAATTACTCTAAAAACCAGCCAATTATTGATTACCACAATCACTTAAATCCGCAGTTTATTGCCGAGGATAAGATTTTTGATAACATTACGAATGTATGGATCAATGGCGATCATTATAAATGGCGTGCAATGCGTACATTAGGAATCAACGAGCAGTTTGTAACTGGAAATGGTTCAGATAAAGATAAATTCTTAAACTGGGCAAAAACAGTTCCGTACACAATGCGTAATCCTTTGTATCACTGGACACATTTAGAGTTAGCGCGCTATTTTGACATTTATGATTTATTGAATGAAAAATCGGCTGAGAAAATTTACATCGAAACTTCAGAGAAAGTAAATTCTCCAGCTTACAGCACACAAAACCTTCTTAAAAAAGTAAACGCTGAATTAGTTTGTACTACAGAAGATCCAATTGACAGTTTAGAATATCACAAGAAATTCGCAAACAATTCGACTGGAATCAAAATGAGTACGGCTTTCAGACCTGATAAAGCCATCTTAATTGCTAATGATGGTTATAATGCATATCTGGACACATTAGGGGATGTGTCCGGTATTGCAATTAACACTTTTACTGATTTGCAAGCTGCATTAAGAAACAGAATTGAATTCTTTAATGCAAACGGATGTAAATTAAGCGATCACGGTTTAGATCAAATTTATTTTGAAGAATTTACAGAATCTGAGATTGCTACCATTTTCAAAAAGAAAAGAGAAAACAGAATTATATCACCAGAAGAAGCTTTAAAATTCCAAAGTGCTGTTTTGATTTTCTTATGCGAAACGTATCACGAATTTGGATGGGTACAGCAGTTTCACTTAGGTGCATTGCGTAATAATAATGCTCGTATGCACAGAATTTTAGGTCCAGATACAGGATGGGATTCTATTGGAGATTATCCTCAGGCTCAAAAACTTTCAGGTTTCTTAAATGCTTTAGATAGCAAAGATAAATTGAGCAAAACAATTATCTATAACCTAAATCCAGCTGATAACGAAGTTATGGCAACAATGATTGGAAACTTCAACGACGGAAGCGTTCGCGGAAAGGTTCAATTTGGTTCAGGATGGTGGTTCTTAGATCAAAAAGACGGAATGACAAAGCAGTTAAATGCGCTTTCAAATATGGGATTAATTAGCTGTTTTGTTGGAATGCTAACAGATTCTAGAAGTTTCTTATCATTCCCAAGACACGAATATTTCAGACGTATTTTATGCAATCTTCTTGGAGATGAAATCAAAAGAGGAGAATTGCCAAATGATATGGAATGGATTGGAAAATTAGTTTCTGATATTTCATATAATAACGCTAAAGAATATTTCAAATTTTAA
- a CDS encoding gluconate 5-dehydrogenase gives MTNLFDIKGKVALITGSTHGLGMAMAKGLGQAGATIVVNGNSSQEKIDNAVAELKSEGINAVGYKFNVTEEQQVKEAVAKIESEVGPIDILINNAGIIKRIPLLDMEVSDFREVVDIDLVSPFIVSKHVAKGMIERRQGKIINICSMMSELGRNTVSAYAAAKGGLKMLTKNMATEWAKYNVQINGIGPGYFATEQTKPIRVDGHPFNDFIISRTPAAKWGDPSDLAGAAIFLSSKASDFVNGHILYVDGGILATIGKPSNEE, from the coding sequence ATGACAAACTTATTTGATATAAAAGGAAAAGTTGCCTTAATCACAGGAAGTACGCACGGACTGGGAATGGCAATGGCAAAAGGATTGGGTCAGGCTGGTGCAACAATTGTAGTAAACGGAAATTCTTCTCAAGAAAAAATCGACAATGCTGTAGCAGAATTAAAAAGCGAAGGAATCAATGCTGTAGGTTATAAATTTAATGTAACAGAAGAACAACAAGTAAAAGAAGCTGTTGCAAAAATTGAAAGCGAAGTTGGACCAATCGATATCTTAATCAATAATGCAGGAATTATTAAAAGAATTCCGCTTCTTGATATGGAGGTTTCAGATTTCAGAGAAGTTGTTGATATTGATTTAGTAAGTCCATTTATCGTTTCTAAGCATGTTGCAAAGGGAATGATCGAAAGACGTCAAGGGAAAATCATCAACATTTGCTCGATGATGAGTGAACTTGGAAGAAATACAGTTTCTGCTTATGCTGCCGCAAAAGGAGGCTTAAAAATGCTGACTAAAAACATGGCAACTGAATGGGCAAAATACAATGTTCAGATTAACGGAATCGGACCTGGTTATTTTGCAACAGAACAAACAAAACCAATTAGAGTTGACGGACATCCGTTTAACGATTTTATTATAAGCAGAACTCCTGCGGCAAAATGGGGAGATCCAAGCGATTTAGCTGGAGCTGCAATATTTTTATCATCCAAAGCGAGTGATTTTGTAAACGGTCATATTTTATATGTTGACGGCGGAATCTTAGCAACAATTGGAAAACCTTCAAACGAAGAATAA
- the kduI gene encoding 5-dehydro-4-deoxy-D-glucuronate isomerase, with the protein MTKYSSRYASSPEAVKKYDTQQLREEFLIDDLMQEDEVVLVYSHYDRYIAGSAVPVKGDLPLETIDPLKAPYFLERRELGIINVGGSGSVVVEGTSYELGFKDALYIGAGNKDVVFKSDDKNNPAKFYLNSAPAHTTYPTKKVSLAEANKLQLGTMETANHRAVNQMIIGSVVTTCQLQMGMTELKPGSVWNTMPAHVHDRRMEVYFYLDIPENQAVCHFMGQPQETRHIWMNNHQAVISPPWSIHSGSGTSNYTFIWGMAGENLDYGDMDVCKITDLR; encoded by the coding sequence ATGACAAAATATAGTTCAAGATACGCGTCAAGTCCAGAAGCAGTTAAAAAATATGATACGCAACAATTGAGAGAAGAATTCTTAATTGATGACTTAATGCAAGAGGATGAAGTAGTGTTGGTTTATTCTCATTACGATAGATACATTGCAGGTTCTGCAGTTCCAGTAAAAGGAGATTTACCTCTTGAAACAATTGATCCTTTAAAAGCGCCTTATTTTTTAGAAAGGAGAGAGCTTGGAATTATTAATGTAGGAGGAAGTGGTTCTGTTGTAGTTGAAGGAACTTCTTACGAGTTAGGTTTTAAAGATGCTTTGTATATCGGAGCAGGAAATAAAGATGTGGTTTTTAAAAGTGATGATAAAAACAATCCGGCTAAATTCTATTTGAATTCTGCGCCAGCACACACAACTTATCCAACTAAAAAAGTAAGTTTAGCTGAAGCTAATAAATTGCAGTTGGGAACAATGGAAACGGCAAATCACCGTGCAGTTAACCAAATGATTATTGGAAGCGTGGTTACAACTTGTCAATTACAAATGGGAATGACAGAATTGAAACCAGGAAGTGTTTGGAATACAATGCCAGCTCACGTTCACGATCGTAGAATGGAAGTTTATTTTTATTTGGATATTCCAGAAAATCAAGCAGTTTGTCACTTCATGGGACAACCTCAAGAAACAAGACATATCTGGATGAACAATCACCAAGCAGTAATTTCTCCACCTTGGTCAATTCACTCAGGTTCAGGAACTAGCAATTATACTTTTATCTGGGGAATGGCAGGTGAAAACCTTGATTACGGCGATATGGATGTTTGTAAAATCACAGATTTAAGATAA
- a CDS encoding MFS transporter, which translates to MNQTETVAVNESVKTTGKYRWSICALLFFATTINYLDRQVLSLTWSDFIAPEFHWTNNDYGNITALFSIFYAVSLLFAGRFVDWLDTKKGFLWAIGIWSVGACLHAFCGIATSGIITGNWFVGFHGSKEIISTVSDTALVINVSVALFIFARFVLAVGEAGNFPAAIKTTAEYFPKKDRAFATSIFNAGATVGALAAPITIPFIAKSFGWEMSFIIIGALGFVWMGFWMFMYDKPERHSKVTAEELAYIQQDDIADSKLVGYVPETTTKVSLADCFKYKQTWAFAFGKFMTDGVWWFFLFWTPAYLSSVYGMDSTEAAFPLFILYLITLLSIIGGWLPTYFVEKKGMNPYEGRMRAMLIFAFFPLLALIAQPLGYISYWVPVIIIGIAGAAHQSWSANIFTTVGDMFPKKAIATITGIGGLAGGLGSTLINKGSGVLFDYAKESEMVFMGFKGIEAGYFIIFSICAVCYLTGWIVMKSLVPKYAPITDL; encoded by the coding sequence ATGAATCAAACCGAAACAGTTGCAGTAAATGAGAGCGTTAAGACCACAGGAAAATACCGTTGGAGTATTTGCGCCTTATTGTTTTTTGCAACAACAATCAATTATCTTGACAGACAAGTACTTTCTTTAACTTGGAGCGATTTTATTGCGCCAGAATTTCATTGGACAAATAATGATTACGGAAATATTACCGCGTTATTTTCTATTTTCTACGCAGTTTCGCTATTGTTTGCAGGAAGATTTGTAGATTGGTTAGATACTAAAAAAGGATTTCTTTGGGCAATCGGAATTTGGTCTGTTGGTGCCTGTCTTCACGCATTTTGCGGAATCGCAACTTCTGGAATTATTACAGGAAATTGGTTTGTAGGATTTCATGGTTCAAAAGAAATAATCAGTACAGTAAGTGATACAGCATTGGTAATCAATGTAAGTGTTGCTTTATTTATTTTTGCTCGTTTTGTTTTAGCGGTTGGAGAAGCAGGAAACTTTCCGGCAGCAATTAAAACTACAGCAGAATATTTTCCTAAAAAAGATAGAGCTTTTGCCACCAGTATTTTCAATGCAGGAGCAACAGTTGGAGCTTTAGCAGCGCCAATTACAATTCCATTTATTGCAAAATCTTTCGGTTGGGAAATGTCTTTTATCATTATCGGAGCTTTAGGTTTTGTTTGGATGGGATTTTGGATGTTTATGTACGATAAACCAGAAAGACATTCTAAAGTTACAGCAGAAGAATTGGCTTATATTCAGCAAGACGATATTGCAGATAGTAAATTAGTTGGTTACGTTCCTGAAACTACTACGAAAGTTTCTTTAGCAGACTGTTTCAAATACAAACAAACTTGGGCATTTGCTTTCGGTAAATTTATGACAGACGGTGTTTGGTGGTTTTTCTTGTTCTGGACACCAGCTTATTTAAGTTCCGTTTACGGAATGGATTCTACAGAAGCGGCATTTCCATTATTTATACTTTATCTAATTACTTTATTATCAATTATTGGAGGTTGGCTTCCAACTTACTTTGTTGAGAAAAAAGGAATGAATCCTTATGAAGGAAGAATGAGAGCAATGTTAATTTTTGCCTTTTTTCCACTTTTAGCATTAATTGCACAACCATTAGGATACATTAGTTATTGGGTTCCAGTAATCATTATTGGGATTGCAGGAGCCGCTCACCAATCTTGGTCTGCAAATATTTTTACAACTGTTGGAGATATGTTTCCTAAAAAAGCAATTGCAACTATTACAGGAATTGGAGGTTTAGCAGGAGGTTTAGGATCGACTTTAATTAATAAAGGATCAGGAGTTTTGTTTGATTATGCAAAAGAATCTGAAATGGTTTTTATGGGATTCAAAGGAATAGAAGCTGGATATTTTATCATTTTCTCAATTTGTGCAGTTTGTTACTTAACTGGCTGGATTGTAATGAAATCACTAGTTCCTAAATATGCTCCAATTACTGATTTATAA
- a CDS encoding alpha/beta hydrolase — MKNKKYGFYKRITLSFILFSGIFCSNAQNQVIPLWNKIPDEIKAPDYKEKPEIKEGKMQSTSQVSVPTLSIFIPKESKPNQSAVIICPGGGYQHLAFDKEGVKVAEWFNSIGIAAFVLKYRLPTDATMKNKNVGPLQDAQEAIRYVRQNASKWNIDPKKVGILGFSAGGHLAATASTHYDDKVYESAYKVSARPDFSLLIYPVISMENEITHKGSQTNLLGNNPSQELIDSFSNEKKVTAHTPPTFLIHTTDDTVVMPENSINYYLALKKNKVTAELHLYEKGGHGFGLGVNDTSKFWTRDCAEWLKVNGFN, encoded by the coding sequence TTGAAAAATAAAAAGTATGGATTTTACAAAAGAATAACATTAAGTTTTATTCTTTTCTCAGGGATATTTTGTTCAAATGCTCAAAATCAAGTAATTCCGCTTTGGAATAAAATTCCAGACGAAATAAAGGCGCCAGATTATAAAGAAAAGCCCGAAATTAAAGAAGGCAAAATGCAAAGTACAAGTCAGGTTTCTGTACCAACATTAAGCATTTTTATTCCAAAAGAAAGCAAACCGAACCAATCAGCAGTAATTATTTGTCCTGGTGGAGGTTATCAGCATTTAGCTTTTGATAAAGAAGGAGTAAAAGTAGCTGAATGGTTTAATAGCATCGGAATTGCTGCTTTTGTTTTGAAATATAGACTTCCAACAGATGCAACAATGAAAAACAAAAATGTTGGTCCGTTACAAGATGCGCAGGAAGCAATTCGTTACGTTAGACAAAATGCTTCAAAATGGAATATTGATCCAAAGAAAGTTGGTATTTTAGGATTTTCTGCTGGAGGACATTTGGCCGCAACTGCATCAACACATTATGATGACAAAGTCTATGAATCTGCTTATAAAGTAAGCGCTCGCCCCGATTTTTCTCTTTTGATTTATCCTGTTATTTCGATGGAAAATGAAATTACGCACAAAGGTTCGCAAACTAATTTGCTAGGAAATAATCCGTCACAAGAATTAATTGATTCATTTTCTAATGAAAAAAAAGTTACAGCACACACACCGCCAACTTTTTTGATACACACTACAGACGATACCGTTGTGATGCCTGAAAACAGCATAAATTATTATTTGGCTTTAAAGAAAAACAAAGTTACAGCAGAGTTACATTTATATGAAAAAGGCGGTCACGGTTTTGGATTAGGCGTAAATGACACAAGTAAATTTTGGACAAGAGATTGTGCAGAATGGCTTAAAGTTAATGGGTTTAATTAA